ACTAGATTCCATAATATTGTACAAGTCATAggttcatttataaagactgggagaatttgcacctgggcagtaacccaaagcaaccatgTTTGTGCAACAgtcagagtgtatatatatatatatatatatatacttttattcttATAAATTCTTTTTCCATACCTGGCATGAATCCTTTCCACCTTCCAGGAAGCCGGCACAGAACATGTTCTCAGAAATCTTCTTGGGATATGAAGCCTTACAGCTGGATTCAGACAGAATGGGCAGATCTAGACACTGCAATTGATCAGCGTACTTCACTGTAAGCAATAATTAGAGAAACCGTTTGTATACATTCCACAATTTATTGAACtgcatttaatttattgtattaattactgtatatttttaaatatatatacatttaggggccaattcattaacttcgagtgaaggattcgaagtaaaaaaactttgaatttcgaagtgttttttgggctacttcgaccatcgaattggctacttcggccttcggctacgacttcgacttcgaatcgaaggattcgaactaaaaatcgtttgaatattcgaccattcgaagtactgtctctttaagaaaaaacttcgaccccctagttcgtcacctaaaagctaccgaacccaatgttagcctatggggaaggtccccataggcttggctaaatttttttggtcgaaggataatccctcgatcgttggattaaaatccgtagaatcattcgattcgaaggatttattgttcgatcgaaggattattcctttgatcactCGATCGAACTTTTTTGCgcaaagtccttcgacttcgatattcgaagtcgaaggattttcattccctgtcgaatatcgagggttaattaaccctcgatattcgatccttgatgcatcggccccctaatgtatacaggtgtgggacctcttattcagaatgcttgggaccttgggttttctggataacagatctttcaataatttggatcttcatactttgccTACTAGAAAATTTTGTAaatttaaacaaacccaataggctggtatggctgccaataaggattaattaaatcttagttaggatcaaggtactgttttgttattacagagaaaaaggaaaacgttttctttttaaatttggattattcgattaaaatggagtctattatttcttgataatgggtttccagataacagatcccatacctgtatatacattaaTAAACTGTGCAAGAGCTACAcacttattagttgctatggcaaAAATGTTTCCTGTACTACAAATAAGTcacaatattatataatttaataactTCCAGCGCCCATAATGTTGCAAGAGGGGGGTTTGCTTTAGTAACATATATTAAAGATGTCAGAGGATACCACAAATGACAACAAAGGACACTACATAACAAAGTGACACCTTGTAATAAATTTATAATTATACACTATTCTGTCTTCCCTTTACACATATTTGACCCtattgtgtatgaatgtgataaggAACTgtggactgtaagctccactggagcagggactgacaTTTTTGTAAAAGAGCTGCTTAAATGGTCTGTATAAATACCCggaaaattaattaatttctttttattatccATAAAGCCATCTGGAGTAGAGAAGGAATTTACTACCTACCACCATACGCAAGCAGATTTCCATAGCCAGACACAAGGCACTCAGTAGCCGCTTTCGGGCAGCTTCTTGCCACTGGGATGGGCTGTACATACTGATTATACTGAGCAGGTTCCGCTAGTTTAACCAACATGATATCATTGTCATAAGTATCCTCATTGTAGCCGTGGTGCATGTAGATGTTCTCCACTTGGATGTGCTGCTCAGTTGTCTCCTTCTTATTAAGGTCATGTTCTCCAAGGTGAGCAACCATGGTCTTGGGTCTGGATAAAATTAAGAAACAGTCAGTGTTTAAGCAGGATTTAAGAGAAGGTAATCCCTCATGAGAGccattttccatgattttacaaaGGAATGTGGGGAACATGCCATATGACCATGCTTTCATTGGCTGGAGGCATTTCATGAGACTGAGGAGCATGCTGCTGAAGGGCAGAGGACGTGAAATacagaacaaaacaaacaaaacaaaaacacatggaactaaaaaaaaacaagcatattCTATTAGGAAAAATGCACCCCTTCTTTTGTTTTGCTAAACTGACATCAGAAGAAAGGGGCAATTTGAGGAAAGTCGTAGT
This sequence is a window from Xenopus laevis strain J_2021 chromosome 7S, Xenopus_laevis_v10.1, whole genome shotgun sequence. Protein-coding genes within it:
- the prss3.S gene encoding serine protease 3 S homeolog precursor (The RefSeq protein has 4 substitutions compared to this genomic sequence), yielding MMPIWVLMFLAVAAAAPLDDDKIIGGYECTPHSQPWQVYLTQNGDRWCGGSLILPRWIISAAHCYVPPETMVAHLGEHDLNKKETTEQHIQVESIYMHHGYNEDTYDNDIMLVKLVEPAQYNQYVQPIPVARSCPKAATECLVSGYGNLLAYGVKYADQLQCLDLPILSESSCKASYPKKISENMFCAGFLEGGKDSCQGDSGGPLICNGELYGVVSWGWYCARKDLPGVYAKVCNYLDWIQDITNNN
- the prss3.S gene encoding serine protease 3 S homeolog isoform X3 yields the protein MMPIWVLMFLAVAAAAPLDDDKIIGGYECTPHSQPWQVYLTQNGDRWCGGSLISPRWIISAAHCYVPPKTMVAHLGEHDLNKKETTEQHIQVENIYMHHGYNEDTYDNDIMLVKLAEPAQYNQYVQPIPVARSCPKAATECLVSGYGNLLAYGVKYADQLQCLDLPILSESSCKASYPKKISENMFCAGFLEGGKDSCQVIELHVDF